The following nucleotide sequence is from Fibrobacter sp. UWR3.
CCGGCATCAGGTACAGCCTTGGGGATTACAACAGCGAGGGCTACGGCGCGTACTTCTGGAGTTCTACTGAGGACGACAGCGACGACGCGTACGTCATGAATTTGTACTACAGCGGCGCCGGTGCGGGCCTGGGCGGCTACAGCAAGGACCGTGGTTTCTCCGTCCGTTGCGTCAAGGACTCTGACTAACCCGCCGACGGATTATCAAATCCGAATGGCAATGCTGCCTTAAAACCGCGTTATCTTGCCAAATCTATCATAAAAAAGATGCTTTTGGTGAATTATGCCGTATAACTTGCCAAATCCATGTGTTTTTATATATATTTGGTAAAGTATAGGGAGGTCCTATGTCCGAAAAACTGATTGTTGGCAGAAAACGCGAAATATCCCTGTTGAACAGGTTCATCGATAGCGACGAAGCTGAATTTGTCGCTGTCTATGGTCGTAGGCGAGTCGGCAAGACTTATCTCGTGAAGGGCCTTTTCCATAAAAACTTTTCTTTTTACATGACGGGGTTGGCCAATTCCGATCTCAAAAAGCAATTGCAGAATTTTACGGATGCCTTTTCGCAATATTTTTCAAAGAAGGCAACCGTCAAAAATTGGTTTGACGCGTTCAATCTCTTGCGCGACGAACTATCGAAATTGCGTAAAACCAAGAAAATCATTTTCATTGATGAACTGCCGTGGTTCGATACCGCACGGTCTGACTTTGTAAGCGCCCTGGAACATTTCTGGAATTCGTGGGCCTCCGATGACCCGACCATAAAGTTGATTGTCTGTGGTTCTGCCACGTCGTGGATGATGAACAAGCTCATCAACAACAAGGGTGGTCTGCATAACCGCGTAACGCACCAGATAAAACTTTCTCCGTTCACCCTTGGCGAATGCGAAGAATTTTTGAAGGCAAAAAATTTCACCATGGACCGTTTTGAAATCGCTCAGTTCTACATGGTTTTTGGGGGGATTCCGTATTACTTGAAACTCCTGGACAAAGGCGAAAGCCTTGCACAGAATGTGGACAGACTTTTGTTCAGCGAAGATGGCGAACTCCGCAACGAATTTCACAACTTGTATCACGCGTTGTTCCGCAATTCCGAAAAATACATTGCCATCGTAGAAGTTCTTGCTCAAAAGAAAAAGGGGATAACCAGGAACACGTTAATCAAGGAACTTTCAGTCGAAAGTAGCGGGGGCGTGTCCAAGGCCTTGGACGATCTTGAAAATTGCGGATTCATTAGGCGTTATAGTCCCTTTGGCAAGAAGACCAAAGACGAACTGATTCAACTCGTCGATTTCTACACGCTTTTCTATTTCAGGTTCCTCGCGAAACGGGCGAAGGGTCGCCGCAACCAATGGCTGCAAATCCAGGGTAAGCCTGAATACAACAGTTGGTGCGGCTACGCATTCGAAATGCTGTGCCTTCAGCATTATCCGCAAATCCTGAACGCACTCGGAATCTCTGGAATAGAAAGTGCCCCATGTAGCTGGATATATACGGGGAAAGACGGCGCACAATTCGACCTTCTGATCGACCGCATCGACAACGTCATCAACATCTGTGAAATGAAGTTTTCGACCAGCCCCTACGAAGTCACGCAGCATTACTTGACGGAACTCCTCGAAAAAGTCAAGCTGTTCAAGGAATCCACTAAGACCCGCAAGTCACCGATGCTTACCTTCGTGACATCGCTCGGTCTAAAACCCAATTCCTGCGCCAGGCAGATTCCAAAATCAATCTCTTTGGATGTCTTATATAATTCGCCAAATCTACCATAAAATGCCTACATTTGGCAAGTTATGACTCCTATATGTCCTAAGTTGAGTCATATAGGAAATTTTTGACGGAAAACCTTGAAAAAAGTTGTTTTTCTGCGTTATTCTGGACTTTTGTCTTGTTTCCTAAACTTTACAATGGGGGGGGGTATGGACTTTGGCAGGGGCATTACCTATATTTAATAGGATAAACTATAGACGGGGATGTTTTATGAAAAATTTCATTGCTCCAAGGTCCCTGAGCTTGCCGAAGGGCCGGCTCATAACCATCTTCTTGTTGGCGGCATTCTTCGCCCTTTCCGCCTGCGACGATTCGTCGTCGGCGGGTGACGATGAAACAGGTGTTTCCAGTTCGTCTGTAGAGTCGCCTGATTCGAGTGTCACCCTGAGCGGAGCGTCAGCGGAGTCGAATGGGTCTAGTAACGAAAATATGGAAAAAGACAAGTCTTCCAGTAGTGTCAAGGGTTCCGAGCCCGCCGAAGTGTCCAGCAGTTCCGCAAAAGAAATAAAGAACTCGTCCGACTCCAAGAGTTCAAGTTCTGTGAAGACTGGTGGTTCTTCCAGCAGTAATAAGGATAAATCTAGTTCGTCGGTGAGTTCGTCTTCGAGTGAAAAGCAAAGTAGTAGTTCTGTAGGATCGTCTAGTTCTTCTGTGAAGCGTTCTTCGTCATCAGTCGCTTCGAGTAGTAGCTTCGTAAAACAGGACTATACTAGTCCAAATCTTTCGTATGGTGTATTTGAATATGAACAACGCAAATACAAGTATTTGACTGTGACAGGAAAAGATACTAATAATAAAGCTGCAACAATCGATGTTATGGCGGAAAACCTGAATGTTGGTATAATGATTGATGGTTCTGAGAATCAATCAGACAACTCTAAAGTTGAACGCTATTGCTATGACAATGATACCACAAAATGTGCAAATTACGGTGGACTTTACCAATGGGCAGAAATGATGGGCTTCAACGATAGTTGTAATACCAAGAGTTGTGCTCACTTGATTCAAAAAAACCACCAAGGGATTTGCCCAGATGGTTGGCGTTTGCTTACATACAATGACTTCAATATTGTCATGAAGGCTGAAAATAATGATGCTGGTTGGAAAGGGGTAAATACCACTGCGTTTGGAGGATTAAATTATACGGGATATAGTTTGGTTGGCGCGGGATATAATTGGAGACACACTTTTACAGGACTAAAAGAAGGAACATACTGGTTTTATCCTGAAGAATCTAAAACATATACTAAAGAAGCTGCATATTGTGGTTATGCGATAAAAGGTGATGGTGGAACGAGAATTGAACAATACAAAACGGAAGGATTTTCCGTCCGTTGCGCTCGAAATTAACTTTTTACTGAAATCACTTTACATTGGGTAAAAAATGGATAAACGAAATTGTAAAAAAGGCTCTAGCCGTAATAATTTCAAAATCGAACAACTCGAACCCCGCATGATGATGAATGCGGATGTTGTTTTAGATGACTTTGGGGACAATATATCCAATGTTTCAACTACAGTTGAAAGTGCCTTGAATGAAGTTGATGATTTGCGGTTGTCTGGACTTGGCTTGAATGAGTCTCTTGATTCTGCTTCTGCATATTTTTCTGGTGTCGGCTCAAATATACGGTCTTTGGTATCTACGGCATTCGAGAACTATAGAGATGCATTGCCCGATGGGACAACATCTGTCCCCTTGGCTGCACTTGTTTCTGGATTGAACACGAATCTCCCAGATCAGTTACCGTCAAATATTGGAAATCCCGTTTTTAGTGCCCCAAATAATGATACACTCAAGCTAGATTTTGATGTTCTTGCCGCCTAGCGGGATAATTCCACACCCCACACTACACATTGCTTCTGCCTGTTGATTCTGGGTAAAAAAATTTATATATTGACGGTATGGCGCAGCCTTTGTCGAAAATCAGCATCCTTGAACCCCTTTGCTGGGATTCAAGCGTGAGTGCCGAGACGCTCCTTCCCCTGGTGGACGGGACGGTGTCTTCGGTTGGGGGCATATCCCGTGAAGCCCTGTTCCTGCGTTCGCTGGAGCGGGTGCCGTGGCACAACCTGGTAGTGCTGTGGGGCGGGGCGGAAAACTGTGCAAAACTTTATACGGAAAAGGTCCGAAGGGGGCTTCGCAATGGCGACTTCAGACAAAAATACGATTTCGCTTTCGGAATTCTACGAGGAGAACCTGTACAGGCTCCAAGATGGGGTTCTGAATATTGTGAAAAACTGCGGCACACCTTTGTATCTGACCGGTGGAACCGCGCTTAGCAGGGCGTATTACCGCCACCGCTATTCAGACGACCTGGATTTCTTTGTCAACAACGACAATTCCTTCAATCAGTATGTCGACGCCGTTCTAGATGGTCTTCGAAAGGCCGGCTATGACTGGAGTGTCGAAACGGGATTTGTCAAGTCTCCCGATTTCAGGACCCTTGTCTTAAGACATCCCGATTTCCAGATGGGGCTGAAACTCGATTTCGTAAACGATGTCGCCGCACACTATGGCGAGATAACCGAAACGGACCTGTTCTACAGGACGGATTCTGTCAGGAACATTCTTTCGAATAAGGTGACCGCGATTTTCAGGATGTCGGCAAAGGACATTGTGGATATCCATCGGATATGCCTGAACGAAAAATTCGAATGGCGGGAAGTCTTTGAAGAAGTCAGGGAAAAGGAACTGGGCGTAGAACCATTAGATGTTTCCCAGGTCATGCAGGGAATAACGCAGGCTGCGTTTGAGAGTATCAAGTGGAAATGCGGATTGACCTTTGCCGAGTTCAAGCGGGACATCGATATGATTGCCGCCGACATGCTTTGCCTGAAGGACAACGGCTTGAACGACAGGAGTATGAAATGAAAACGATAAAGAAAATTG
It contains:
- a CDS encoding ATP-binding protein, encoding MSEKLIVGRKREISLLNRFIDSDEAEFVAVYGRRRVGKTYLVKGLFHKNFSFYMTGLANSDLKKQLQNFTDAFSQYFSKKATVKNWFDAFNLLRDELSKLRKTKKIIFIDELPWFDTARSDFVSALEHFWNSWASDDPTIKLIVCGSATSWMMNKLINNKGGLHNRVTHQIKLSPFTLGECEEFLKAKNFTMDRFEIAQFYMVFGGIPYYLKLLDKGESLAQNVDRLLFSEDGELRNEFHNLYHALFRNSEKYIAIVEVLAQKKKGITRNTLIKELSVESSGGVSKALDDLENCGFIRRYSPFGKKTKDELIQLVDFYTLFYFRFLAKRAKGRRNQWLQIQGKPEYNSWCGYAFEMLCLQHYPQILNALGISGIESAPCSWIYTGKDGAQFDLLIDRIDNVINICEMKFSTSPYEVTQHYLTELLEKVKLFKESTKTRKSPMLTFVTSLGLKPNSCARQIPKSISLDVLYNSPNLP
- a CDS encoding FISUMP domain-containing protein; its protein translation is MKNFIAPRSLSLPKGRLITIFLLAAFFALSACDDSSSAGDDETGVSSSSVESPDSSVTLSGASAESNGSSNENMEKDKSSSSVKGSEPAEVSSSSAKEIKNSSDSKSSSSVKTGGSSSSNKDKSSSSVSSSSSEKQSSSSVGSSSSSVKRSSSSVASSSSFVKQDYTSPNLSYGVFEYEQRKYKYLTVTGKDTNNKAATIDVMAENLNVGIMIDGSENQSDNSKVERYCYDNDTTKCANYGGLYQWAEMMGFNDSCNTKSCAHLIQKNHQGICPDGWRLLTYNDFNIVMKAENNDAGWKGVNTTAFGGLNYTGYSLVGAGYNWRHTFTGLKEGTYWFYPEESKTYTKEAAYCGYAIKGDGGTRIEQYKTEGFSVRCARN
- a CDS encoding nucleotidyl transferase AbiEii/AbiGii toxin family protein; the encoded protein is MATSDKNTISLSEFYEENLYRLQDGVLNIVKNCGTPLYLTGGTALSRAYYRHRYSDDLDFFVNNDNSFNQYVDAVLDGLRKAGYDWSVETGFVKSPDFRTLVLRHPDFQMGLKLDFVNDVAAHYGEITETDLFYRTDSVRNILSNKVTAIFRMSAKDIVDIHRICLNEKFEWREVFEEVREKELGVEPLDVSQVMQGITQAAFESIKWKCGLTFAEFKRDIDMIAADMLCLKDNGLNDRSMK
- a CDS encoding LEPR-XLL domain-containing protein, producing MDKRNCKKGSSRNNFKIEQLEPRMMMNADVVLDDFGDNISNVSTTVESALNEVDDLRLSGLGLNESLDSASAYFSGVGSNIRSLVSTAFENYRDALPDGTTSVPLAALVSGLNTNLPDQLPSNIGNPVFSAPNNDTLKLDFDVLAA